A window of the Cicer arietinum cultivar CDC Frontier isolate Library 1 chromosome 6, Cicar.CDCFrontier_v2.0, whole genome shotgun sequence genome harbors these coding sequences:
- the LOC140920911 gene encoding protein Ycf2-like: protein MQLHQFQCWVLELREVVREIKNSPYFLDSLAQFNSAVSFIHIFFHQESLIKLLDFRIWNIVLSRNSQSSTSNRYRYFTIKNIVLFLVAILIYRIHNRKMIERKNIYLTEFLPIPMNSIGRSNDTLEDSKDSFNINRLIVPLLYFAKRKKISEKSSFIQVTDSSQSSDEFGDHINSIRNPTRDNPSFFSDRWSELHLDLNPTERSTTNQKLFKKEEDVSFVLSRQSENKEIANLVKIIMYLQNTVSILPISSDSRCDMVAKDELYSSDNISFLNKNLFLGLFHLFHYRNRGGYLLHHDLKSEERFQEMANLFNLSITQPDLLYHKGLSFSIDSSGLYQKQFLNEVFNSKDESKKKSLLVLPPLFYEENESFYSRIIKKWGQTSYGNCLEDRKPKIVVFTKNHIIQSVNQYGLIRNQKKRFDPLFYIYRSERSMNRDQNSYKYKWSNGSKNFQEHLAHFSSEQNSHFQVVFDRFHINPYSIDWSKVFDQKDLFTSLFWSKFLPFLSNSLRFFFVSFGSIPVHRSEIHISELKRPNDPLGNPLLESIGLQIVHLKKKKI, encoded by the coding sequence ATGCAATTACATCAATTTCAATGCTGGGTTTTAGAATTGAGAGAGGTAGTTAGAGAAATCAAGAATTCTCCCTATTTTTTAGATTCGTTGGCTCAATTCAATTCAGCTGTATCTTTCATTCACATTTTTTTCCATCAAGAGAGTTTGATAAAACTATTAGATTTTCGAATTTGGAATATAGTACTTTCACGCAATTCGCAGAGTTCAACAAGTAATCGATATCGATATTTCACCATCAAAAATATAGTACTCTTTCTAGTCGCGATCCTTATATATCGTATTCACAACCGAAAGatgatagaaagaaaaaatatctatttgacagaatttcTTCCTATACCTATGAATTCCATTGGACGCAGTAATGATACATTGGAAGACTCAAAGGATTCTTTCAATATCAATAGGTTGATTGTTCCGCTCCTGTATTTTGCAAAACGAAAAAAGATCTCTGAGAAATCTAGTTTTATTCAAGTAACGGATTCTAGCCAATCTTCCGATGAATTCGGGGATCATATCAATTCCATTAGGAATCCCACAAGAGACAATCCTTCTTTTTTCTCTGATAGATGGTCCGAACTTCATCTGGATTTGAATCCTACTGAGAGATCTACTACAAATcagaaattatttaaaaaagaagaagatgtTTCTTTTGTTCTTTCGAGGCAATCggaaaataaagaaatagcCAATCTAGTTAAGATAATTATGTATTTACAAAATACTGTCTCCATTCTTCCGATTTCATCCGATTCAAGATGTGATATGGTTGCGAAGGATGAACTTTATAGTTCCGATAATATTTCATTCTTGaacaaaaatctatttttagGTTTATTTCATCTATTCCATTACCGGAATAGGGGGGGGTACTTGTTACACCACGATTTAAAATCAGAAGAGAGATTTCAAGAAATGGCAAATCTATTCAATCTATCAATAACCCAGCCGGATCTGTTGTATCATAAGGGATTGTCTTTTTCTATTGATTCTTCTGGATTGTATCAAAAACAATTCTTAAATGAGGTATTCAACTCCAAGGAtgaatcaaaaaaaaaatccttattgGTTTTACCTCCTCTTTTTTATGAAGAGAATGAATCTTTTTATTCAAGGATCATCAAAAAATGGGGCCAGACATCTTACGGGAATTGTTTGGAAGACCGAAAACCCAAAATAGTGGTATTTACTAAAAACCACATAATACAGTCAGTCAATCAATATGGATTGATCCGAAATCAGAAGAAAAGGTTTGAtcctcttttttatatttatcgaaGCGAGAGATCCATGAATAGGGatcaaaattcatataaatacaAATGGTCCAACGGAAGCAAGAATTTCCAGGAACATTTGGCCCATTTCAGTTCTGAGCAAAATAGCCATTTTCAAGTAGTGTTCGATCGATTCCATATTAATCCATATTCAATTGATTGGTCTAAGGTTTTCGACCAAAAAGATTTGTTTACTTCTTTATTTTGGTCCAAGTTTCTTCCCTTTTTGTCTAACTCACTTCGTTTTTTCTTTGTGAGTTTTGGGAGTATCCCGGTTCATAGGTCCGAGATCCACATCTCTGAATTGAAACGTCCAAATGATCCACTCGGGAATCCATTGTTAGAATCAATAGGTCTTCAAATcgttcatttgaaaaaaaagaaaatttaa
- the LOC113787047 gene encoding ATP synthase epsilon chain, chloroplastic, with product MTLNLCVLTPNRIVWDSEVKEIILSTNSGQIGVLKNHAPIATAVDIGILRIRLNDQWVTMALMGGFARIGNNEITILVNDAEKGSDIDPQEAQQTLKIAEANLNKAEGKRQTIEANLALRRARTRVEAIISI from the coding sequence atgacTTTAAATCTTTGTGTACTGACCCCCAATCGAATTGTTTGGGATTCAGAAGtgaaagaaattattttatctacTAATAGTGGACAAATTGGAGTATTAAAAAACCATGCGCCTATTGCAACAGCTGTAGATATAGGTATTTTGAGAATACGCCTTAACGACCAATGGGTAACTATGGCTCTGATGGGCGGTTTTGCTAGAATAGGCAATAACGAGATCACAATTTTAGTAAATGATGCAGAAAAGGGTAGTGACATTGATCCACAAGAAGCACAACAAACTCTTAAAATAGCGGAAGCTAACTTGAATAAGGCTGAAGGCAAGAGACAAACAATTGAGGCAAATCTAGCTCTCAGACGAGCTAGGACACGAGTTGAGGCTATCATATCAATATGA